A window of the Vibrio fluvialis genome harbors these coding sequences:
- a CDS encoding type II toxin-antitoxin system YafO family toxin, translated as MTARVFLSEGIDWTTPGNEQLVDDFKKYVIDKKLPTSFGRDAPLNRPKDALFAGLFHLHLGDFNRHTFQYHRTSDDWLIYAKGLYDSNMYLLIDVLSPDAHKQSNNIDLVKSYIAIADKFRDTF; from the coding sequence ATGACAGCTAGAGTTTTTCTATCAGAAGGTATTGATTGGACTACACCCGGTAACGAACAGTTAGTTGATGACTTTAAAAAATATGTTATTGATAAAAAATTGCCGACCTCTTTTGGGCGGGACGCACCGCTAAATAGGCCAAAGGATGCACTATTTGCTGGCTTGTTCCATTTACATCTAGGTGATTTTAATCGACATACTTTTCAGTATCATAGAACCTCTGACGACTGGTTGATATATGCCAAAGGTTTATATGATTCTAATATGTATCTACTTATCGACGTATTAAGCCCAGATGCGCATAAGCAATCAAATAATATTGACCTTGTAAAATCTTATATTGCTATAGCTGATAAATTCAGAGACACCTTTTAA
- a CDS encoding phage protein codes for MHYRKMTKNYIFRKFECELSKEETAKLCFKSVRTVTGWDCGKEIPPECRRLMRMAKCREFSHLTNWENFRMVRDKLELPTGQCVTPQEILTGIALLSIQSELEIKISTKLLKIARALSRLKQRS; via the coding sequence ATTCACTATCGGAAAATGACAAAGAACTACATATTTCGTAAGTTTGAATGCGAGTTGAGCAAGGAAGAAACCGCAAAACTATGTTTTAAATCTGTGAGGACGGTCACGGGGTGGGATTGTGGAAAAGAGATACCACCAGAGTGCAGAAGATTAATGAGAATGGCTAAGTGTAGGGAATTTAGCCACCTCACTAACTGGGAAAATTTCCGCATGGTTAGAGATAAGCTTGAGCTTCCAACAGGGCAATGTGTTACACCTCAAGAAATTCTAACGGGTATAGCACTGTTATCAATCCAGTCCGAACTAGAAATAAAAATAAGTACAAAACTACTTAAAATCGCAAGAGCGCTAAGCAGACTAAAACAAAGAAGTTAA
- a CDS encoding DUF3634 family protein, translating into MLYVILIAAIVIFWLVAVDRPVLRVKFKDGAVTDAKGHFPPSFKHNVAEIGEHAPFDGELKVYHRRSGIKLVFSNQVPKKVQQRIRNVFPHQGFKTNGDKTKKSR; encoded by the coding sequence ATGCTGTATGTGATTTTGATTGCTGCAATCGTCATTTTCTGGTTGGTTGCGGTCGACAGGCCTGTTCTGAGAGTTAAGTTTAAAGACGGAGCAGTAACCGATGCAAAAGGGCATTTCCCGCCATCGTTTAAGCACAATGTGGCTGAAATTGGTGAACATGCACCGTTTGATGGCGAGCTTAAAGTCTATCATCGAAGAAGTGGCATAAAGTTGGTGTTCTCGAATCAGGTACCGAAAAAAGTACAGCAAAGAATTCGAAATGTCTTCCCACATCAAGGTTTCAAGACGAATGGCGATAAAACCAAAAAGAGTCGCTGA
- the matP gene encoding macrodomain Ter protein MatP, with amino-acid sequence MKYQQLENLECGWKWQYLIKKWKDGEAITNHIDRSEADNAVRELKSIEHEPTLVLEWIEQHMAPELENKLKQAIRAKRKRHFNAEQLHTRKKSIDLDYRVWEKLSVRANELGCTLSDAIEYLLSEASRSEKASRTVSSLKEDLSKLLSD; translated from the coding sequence ATGAAATATCAACAACTCGAAAACTTGGAATGCGGTTGGAAGTGGCAGTACTTAATCAAAAAATGGAAAGATGGCGAAGCGATCACCAATCATATTGATCGCAGTGAAGCCGATAACGCTGTCCGTGAGCTAAAATCCATTGAACATGAGCCGACATTGGTACTTGAATGGATTGAGCAGCACATGGCACCTGAGCTGGAAAATAAGCTCAAACAGGCAATCCGCGCCAAGCGAAAGCGCCATTTTAATGCTGAACAGCTTCATACACGTAAGAAGTCGATTGATCTTGACTATCGGGTTTGGGAAAAATTGTCTGTGCGAGCCAATGAACTCGGATGTACGCTATCTGATGCCATTGAATATCTCTTGAGTGAGGCATCTCGCAGCGAGAAAGCGAGTCGAACGGTTTCAAGTTTGAAAGAAGATTTGAGTAAATTGCTGTCTGATTAG